The sequence CCCAAAGCGGATAACGCTAACGCAGTTTCTTTCAGACGAAGATACCCGTAATCAGGGATTTCATTAATGTTGCGTAAGTCCTATACTTAACATAACTTAAATTTAAATTAGGTCAAATTGGTATACCAAAATTTTGATTTTAGTCTTATAGGACTCAAGTAAGTCAGCACAAATAAACTGAACTATATAGTAAGTGATAAAACACCGATCGTATCTGTGGGATTAATATTAATAGGTAATAAAAAATTTTGATAGCACTGGGTTATATAGTAAATAATTAGCCGGACTCGGTATAACTTAGTTTGTATAATTAATTCTTTAAATTGAACCACCAAGCAATAAATACATTAGAGATAGTAATTATTTGATTCAAAAACTTCTCAATGTCCCTGGTGGCTAATCTCAGTTAATATTCATTTTGTCAATAGAAGCGCGGATTTTAGATTTGTGAATTCATAATCCCGGACACTTGTTACAACGCAGGCAAACTGCTTACGAGTTCAGTGTCCTTTAAATCTAAAATCCTAAAACTTTAGGCGTTAGAAGCTGCTTCTCGCGCCGCAGCGGCTTGTTCTGGGTGAATTCCTAGACGGGTAAGGTTGATTCTACCTTTGTTGTCAATTTCCCGAACTTTAACGATTACTTCGTCGCTAACTGCAACTTCATCTTCAACTTTGCCAACTCGATAATCGGCTAGCTGGGAGATATGAATCATCCCTTCTTTTCCTGGTAAAAACTCCACGAAGGCACCGATGGGTATAATTCGAGTCACTCTACCGACATAAACGTCACCTTCATTGAGCTTGCGCGTCATTGATTGGATAATGAAGCGGGCTTTCTTAGCTTTGCTTTCATCTAATGCAGCAATTGTTACAGTGCCATCATCTTCAATGTCAACTGTGGCACCTGTCTCTTCAGTAATTCCTTTAATGGTCTTACCTCCGGGACCAATCACCAAACCAATCATGTCTGGTTCAATCTTGATTGTTAATAAACGTGGAGCATAAGGTGACATTTCCTCACGCGGTTTTTCAATGCAAGCAAGCATCTTCTCTAAGATGTGTAATCTAGCACTCTTAGCTTGATGAACTGCTTGGGCAACAACCTCCAAGGATAAGCCAGTGATTTTCATATCCATTTGCAGGGCTGTGATGCCTGTATCGGTACCGGCAACTTTGAAGTCCATATCGCCGAGGAAATCTTCAATACCTTGGATATCGGTTAGAACGCGGACTTCGTCTGCTTCTCTAATTAAACCCATTGCTGCACCGCTAACGGGTTTTGCAATTGGTACCCCTGCATCCATTAACGCTAATGTGGAAGCACATACCGAACCCATTGATGTAGAGCCGTTAGATGAAAGTACTTCAGATACGACTCTAAGTACGTAGGGAAATTCACTTCTTGGTGGCAATACAGATAATATGGCTCGCTCTGCTAAAGCACCATGACCAATTTCTCTTCGTCCCGGTGCCCGTAAAGGCTTGGTTTCTCCAACGGAAAATGGTGGAAAATTATAATGGTGGAGATAATGTTTTTGCTGGTCTGATTGCAGGTCATCGTTCAAGTTTTGAGCGTCTCCGGGAGTTCCCAAAGTACAAATAGAAAGTACTTGAGTGAGTCCTCGATTGAATAAACCGCTACCGTGAACTCGTTTGGGTAAAAGACTTACTTGGCAAGATACCGGACGCACTTCATCCAGCTTGCGACCATCTACGCGAACCTCGTCTTCAACAATCTGACGGCGCATCAGCTTTTTAGTAATGCTT comes from Rivularia sp. PCC 7116 and encodes:
- a CDS encoding polyribonucleotide nucleotidyltransferase, with the translated sequence MEEFEKSISFDGRDIRLKVGVLAPQAGGSVMIQSGDTAVLVTATRSRAREGIDFLPLTVDYEERLYAAGRIPGGILRREGRPPEKAILTSRLIDRPMRPLFPSWLRDDLQIIAATLSVDEQVPPDVLAVTGASIATLMAKIPFNGPMAAVRVGLVGDDFIINPTYAEITAGDLDLVVAGSPDGVIMVEAGANQLPEQDIIEAIEFGYEAVQDLIQAQLDLIAELGIEIVSEEAPEVDTTLENFISDRATDKIKKVLSQFDFTKAERDDALDVIKEEISAAIEELSEEDPIRVAAMENSKALGNTFKSITKKLMRRQIVEDEVRVDGRKLDEVRPVSCQVSLLPKRVHGSGLFNRGLTQVLSICTLGTPGDAQNLNDDLQSDQQKHYLHHYNFPPFSVGETKPLRAPGRREIGHGALAERAILSVLPPRSEFPYVLRVVSEVLSSNGSTSMGSVCASTLALMDAGVPIAKPVSGAAMGLIREADEVRVLTDIQGIEDFLGDMDFKVAGTDTGITALQMDMKITGLSLEVVAQAVHQAKSARLHILEKMLACIEKPREEMSPYAPRLLTIKIEPDMIGLVIGPGGKTIKGITEETGATVDIEDDGTVTIAALDESKAKKARFIIQSMTRKLNEGDVYVGRVTRIIPIGAFVEFLPGKEGMIHISQLADYRVGKVEDEVAVSDEVIVKVREIDNKGRINLTRLGIHPEQAAAAREAASNA